The DNA window TATATTTTATCAAATGATGCAACGagactatatgtaaatatatgtacatttcaaataagccatttatatcaacacattaaagtctggattctcttaacaacctcgggatcagagccccaggtgaaatcactcaaacactatagtatctgtccggccaggggtccaggatacttgtgtgacattgaccataccactcagccacaaagaaagataaaagatttttcattgactattatctttcttcgtggcatgGTCAATGTCacgcaagtatcctggaccagggttcgaagctcggccggacagatactatagtctttgagtgatttcgcctggggctctgatcccgaggttgttaagagaatccagactttaacgtgttaatatatatggtttattttaaatatgaaaaacacgtttaaatgtgcaaaatttatcatatatatatatatattatatatatatatatatatatatatatatatactgtatatatatatatatatatacatatatatatatactgtatatatatatacatatatatatacatatatatatatatatatatatatatatatatatactgtatatgtacatatatatatatatatatatatatatatatatatatatatatatatatatatatatattaaccatacaAAAACTAATGCGGTTTATATTAGCCGAAAATTTATGCCATATAAAAAATTTGAAAACCGTCTTAAGTTTATAGCTTTAATTTTAAGGACTTCTTATTTACTTAATGTAAATTTAgagttatatagtttttataggtattaggttggtcagggcaccagccacccgttgagatactcttgttttgttaatgtttctaTAGTTTacgaaggaaatatttattttaatgttgttactgatcatataatattttattttccttgtatcctttcctcactgggctattttcccagttggagcccatgggattatagcatcctgcttttccaactagggttgtagcttagcaagtaagaataataataataataataataataataataataataataataataataataataataataaattgatttcATGTAAAGAAGTCAATGGACTTTAGTCcgcagcccaaaaaaaaaaaaaaaaatactgacgcAAAGCGATGCATTTGTCATAAGCTACTAATTTATCATACAATGAAAATTTTGAGTTTCTTCTGTATATAGGTAAATGTTTATTGTATATGAGTAAATTACAAGTAAGCAACTCAAGAACGTacatcttactattattattattattattattattattattattattattattattattattattattattattattattattcatttattattattattattattaatattattattattataattattattattatttattattactattaatattattattacttattattattattattattatcattattattattattatgacttgctaagctgcaaccctagttgggaaatctgTAGACGAATCATTTCTGGTATGCAGAAAAATTGAAATTGCACGTAGGAAACGCAAATGCGTAAGTCATCCATAATTTAGTTCACTACAATTTATAAAGCTGTGTGTGGTGGACGTAGGCGAAGCATATATCGGCTTGTTGATAAAAGGGTATACGGCCCTTCATCTCGAGCTTAGTCGGAGCGCTGTTTCGTAGCGCGTTTTAGTGtcgccgctatatatatatatatatatatatatatatatatatatatatatatatatatatatatatatatatttatttatttatatgcatatgcatatatatacatacatatatatatatatatatatatatatatatatatatatatatatatatatacacatatatatacacatatatacacacacacttaaaataccgtaattttaatcggaaattccctaaaaatatactgtactattCTCAGCCTTATTTCCGTAAGTACAGGTGACCGTGATTTGTTAATAtacttatcttttacgggttgatgaccgtaatatcattcctttaggtCAATCTATCCGTTTCTAAATCtgcaaatgcctggaaacatttattccagaattttaatgtattttttacggCAAAaccttaagtgtatatatatatatatatatatatatatatatatatatatatatatatatatatatatatatatatatatatatatatatatatatattatgaacgtATACACGGTTATTTCCTCCACTTATACTATACTTTTTTCACTGATGTTGGCTTTACGTacgtttaaagtttatttatttcgtagatttttcttatatctttttttccGCAATTTTGAACAAAAAGTCAGTATTGTTTGAACAAGGACGttcgttgattctctctctctctctctctctctctctctctctctctctctctctctctctctctctctctcgtacgaggACAAGATGTACTATGGATATCAATTTACTAATTGGTAGATTCCCCTCTCTTTGTAACATACGCTAAATAGCAATTTGGTTATTTGATTccctccaaccccctccccccccccctctctctctctctctctctctctctctctctctctctctctctctctctctctctctctctctctctctctctctctctctctctctctctctctcatgaaaagtgtGGCTTAATCCGAATTATTGATATTGATTAGTGAAAtgcgaaaaaaatatataatttttccatgaGGGGGCGAGTGTTCCCTTGTTTAATCTAATACTGTTCGTGCAATTGACCACATTGGTCGTAGATTGCAGCGCTAACAGTCTTATCCTTGTTGGCATTTCCTTCTGTCAGTTTTTATGTAGCTAATCATTTGTGCTTCATTGGCGAGTGTGTGGGGATAAATGAGCGTGGCGAAAAGGtttccgtatcgccatgatcagcgaagctgtactagtccgggcaCATACACTtgttttgcagtgagcgatcagaccaaaatctcccaccatcaccaacctgatGTAGCCAGCCGGGGGAGGAAGACTGGCAGATCTTGGacgtgaattgacatttctgaggcctttgccctgcaggggattAGAAACGGCTTGATTTGTTTACGATTGCTGTGTTAAGTCGAATTTTCATCCCGACTGGCCTTTTTGGTTTAGCCACAAAAATTCCTTGTCTCACAAAAGATACCTTTAGCCGTTGTTACTGTATGTGCACAGAAATATGTTATTTATTTGCTCGTAAACTTATTCACAATTTATTATTACGTAAACCTACTGAACATGTCGAGCTTATAGTATTGCTTTGCAACGTAATTAATCGCTCCACAAACAGGTTTTACGTTGCTTCATTTTGGCGTTTAAAATAGGATTATTTAATGCGTTTGACTGATCACGTTCAGTCTTGTCTAACAGATAACTTACAGTGTCTTGATTAAATTACATAGGTGCATTTTTACTCCAGTATCATGATCTGATAAAGTTGAAACAATGTTTAGATGTCCGTGACAGGTAAGTTTGTTTTGTACGTATGTgctgaatttatttcataaaataaaatgggGTTTAATTTGCGTATTGTAGAAGTACTCAGTGTTTTCGGAGAAAAGATCTAAAGATTGTAAGTGATTgatctttatatttttctataatctTCATATTATGTTtaagaaattttattgttttactAAATATCTGTCTCTGTACATAACGTAATACAGTAGTTTgttgatcattatattttttataatattcatattacattttagaaattttattattttcagaaaTTCGTGCCTCGGTACATAACATTATTCGGAAGTTTtggattattatatttttttgtaatcttCATATTACGTTTCAGaattttacaattttcataaaTATCTGTCTCAGTACAAACATAATAGTAAGTTGAtgatcaatatatttttcatattttttataatcttcATATTACGTTTTAGAaatcttataattttcataaatatctgTCTCGGTACATAACATAATAGCAGACATTTTCGTGTTCCGattatatttgaataatttctAATATTTACAAGCCTACTTTTTATACCGAAGTAAGAAACctgtatgaataaaatatttacctatTTTGTCGCACGAATACACTTCCCAGAACCTAGAAGTGACATTAAAACTTCTCGAATACGAGCTAACGCTTCTCACAATTAGTTAATAAGGAATGAAACTAGCGCCTCTCACTAGAAAATAGAAGATTCTTGAATAGCGATAATTTTGTAAGCATTCCCACTAAGAGATTCTCTTAGGTTGTTGAGCCATACACACAAAATACACTTCACAAGTAATGAACAGTTGAGTGTTGGTGGGCCATTGAATTTGACTGGCAGGTACAATGCAGAGGTGGCCATAGTGGTTTCCAGATTGAATTCTGGTATAACTTTGCATATCACAGATATATATGAAGTAGTATTCTCTGTAGTTTTTTTTTGTGTAATGTAGATTTAAATGCCTTAGTTTTTATAtttactactagtgtacgcgacccgtcaagatgacttctaaatattttaatataaatatgcacacaagcacacatTAACCTCCCCCTCCTTAGGGATGGAGTTtagcatatccatatatatgtatatatatatatatatatatatatatatatatatatatatatatgtatgtatatatatccataaatatatatatatatatatatatatatatatatatatatatatggatatatatatatatatatatatatatatatatatatataatgtgtgtgtatatatatgtatatatatatatatatatatatatatatatatccatatatatatatatatatatatatatatatatatatatatatatccatatatatatatatatatatatatatatatatatatatatatccatatatatatatatatatatatatatatatatatatggatatatatatatatatatatatatatatatatatactgtatatccatatatatatatatatatatatatatatatatatatatatatatatatttatgtatacacaatcaatatgtgtgtgtttatatatgtatatatacatatatatatatatgtatatatatatatatatatatatatatatatatataatgtgtgcatatatattcatttacacacacacacacacacacacactcacactttaTATGCATTTGTTGTTTAGTATATAGCGGAGATTTCTTCGTTTTCATCTTTCATATTTTGTTCTTTACTCTCTTCGTTTCTATACCCTATTAGGCCCCGTTCattaagcttgtaataataataataataataataataataataataataataataataatttataataatgatataataatgatgataataataataatattaataataatattaataatgataatgataataataataataataataacaataataataataatattaataataataataataataataataagaataacattgacttagcaatattaatattgataactaATCAATGATTATTGACATCACTACATCGCAAACAGTAACGAGACaataattttcattctatttttcccAAATATATTATCAGCAATAACGATTGTTTACGTGTTACGCTAGTGTCTGTAATCCTTCAATACTAACGTCAACAATCACACTGTTGTGGTGCTCTTAACGATCACCTCCATTGTGGATCGCAGACACGACAAAAGGAAGGACAAAGCGCACTTGTTATTTTGCAAGCACCATTATGGCGTTTCAAAATCTCACCAATCTCTCTCTGATACAAACTCTTCCTATTCATTCATCCCACACAACTCGGAGATTGGTGTGAAAATGTGAGAGATTTCATCGCTTTGGTGTGATTAGGTGGAGACGTAGCTTCTGAAGTcgtaattgttgttgttttatgttgAATGGGTTTGTTTGTtgcgtgtgttttgtgtgtgtgtgggatttCTACACGctgacatactgtatacatacatgcatacatacgtcgctagttttttttttttcatgtgatccATGTGATTAATTGTTGTTGTGTAGATTCATTTCATATATGTTGATggacatatgtttttatatatgtaaatgtatatatatatatatatatatatatatatatatatatatataaatttgtttatgcaatacacataggtatatatatatatatatatatatatatatatatatatatatatatatatatatataaacttgtttatGCAATAcacataggtatacagtatatatatatatatatatatatatatatatatatatatatatatatatatatatatatatatatatatatataaatttgtatatgcaaTACACATAGGTATACattataaatacgcatatatatacaaccttgaagaatatatatatatatatatatatatatatatatatatatatatatatatatatatatatatatatatatattcttcagctGCAAGAACAGGTCCTATTGCCGACCTTCACTGACTTTGATGGTGTAATACGTATCTTCTAGTCAGTCGACTATTGCTTGTCGCAAGCAGATTGGAAAAGGGTAGTAAGCGAGCAACTTCATCCCACAAGACTTTTCAAAATTCCTGAACGGAAAAGAATAATGTTGCCAAAACCATTGGCTTTCAAAGAGGACCGTTTCgttaccttggccttgacttttgacccagtcactcccaaaatctaacaaAAGCATCCCACCATGAGACTCTGTCAGATAGTTTTGGGGGGTCTCTTTTGCAGCTGGAGTCTATTTTGTTACCGGGGTCTCTTTTAGAGCCGGTGTCTCTTTAGGAGCTGGGGCCTCTTGGAACCGGGGTCTTTTTTAAAGCCGGTGTCTCTTTTGATGCTGGGGAATCTTGGAACCGGGGTCCCTTTTGAAGCTGGGGACTCTTGGAACCGGGGTCTCTTTTAAAGTCGGGGTCTCTTTTGAAGCTGGGGACTCTTGGAACCGGGGTCTCTTTTGGAGCTGGAGACTCTTGGAACCCGGGGTCTCTTTTGAAGCTGGGGACTGTTGGAACTGGGGTCTCTTTTGAAGATGGGGACTCTTGGAACCGGGGTCTCTTTTAAAGCCGGGGTCTCTTTTGAAGATGGGGACTCTTGGAACCGGGGTCTCTTTTAAAGCCGGGGTCTCTTTTGAAGCTGGGGACTCTTGGAATCGGGGTCTCTTTTGGAGCTGGAGACTCTTGGAACCCGGGGTCTCTTTTGAAGCTGGGGACTCTTGGAACCGGGGTCACTTTTGAAGCTTGGGAGTCTTGGAACCCATGGTCTCTTATGAAGCTGGGGACTCTTGGAACCGGGGTCACTTTTGAAGCTGGGGACTCTTGGAACCCGGGGGGTCTTTTGAAGCTGGGGACTCTTGGAACCCGGGGTCTCTTTTGAAGCTGGGTTCTCTTGGAACCCGGGGTCTCTTTTAAAGCTGGGGACTTGGAACCGGGTTCTCTTTTGAAGCTGGGGACTCTTGGAACCGGGGTCTCTTTTGGAGCTGGGGACTCTTGGAACCGGGGACTTTTTTAAAGCCGGGGTGTCTTTTGAAGCTGGGAACTCTTGGAACCGTCGTCTCTTTTAAAGCCGGGATCTCTTTTGAAGCTGGGGACGCTTGGaaccgtggttttttttttttttaaatccgggGTCTCTTTTGAAGCTGGGGACTCTTAGAACCGTAGTCTCTTTTGGAGCTGGGGACTCTTGGAACCTGGGGTTTCCTTTGGAGCTGGGGACTCTTGGAACCTCGGGTCTCTTTTGGAGCTGGGGACTCTTGGAACCCGGGGTCTCTTAGAGCTGGAGCCTCTTTTGGAACTTGgggtctttaaaggtttaaatgccgctcatgaatggcagtggctagggacagtgacattgtccttgctagcaggacagtgccctagagacagaaCATATATCCAcacgatcagcggccaagccctctctccaccaagagtaggaacagggagggccagacaatggctgctgatgactcagcattacACTTACAGATAGAAGttccaagaaactatcgagtttaagcgggactcgaactcccgtccagttgatcgccagggagggacgtttccaatattaggataaatagaaattatttggtAAAGTAATAACGTCGGATTTGGTCATCGTTTTCAGATTTGGAAAATAtcgggaattttttttcttatcattttttttctggaaatggaTAATGTAGCAAATAATTGTGTTGACTGGTgaatttactgttgttgttgtagttgtttaaACATttgattttcctattattattattgttgtttttaatattatttcattattattttaattattttaaaccactaaatttattattattattatttttaagtaaaCCTGtcaatttcctattattattattattattattattattattattattattatgatactaGTCAAttcgctattatttttattaatattattattattattattattattattattattattataaaaccagtcaattcgctattattattattattattattattatttacattcacTGATGATGTATTGATATAAATTGTAGGCTacgtaattttagttttctttgcatttttaatccttttaaagtaaactgaatttgatttttttttattttctttttttctttttgaatatgtATTCAAATTTTGCATTTTCCAGTGGTAGACAAAACAAACCAATCCTTTACACTTTACACCCGAtcctattattttatcattatcacccAACTCTCTCTTTCTATCCCTATCACCCAATCCTATCATTCTATCCCTATCTTTCTATCCCTATCAATCAATCCTCTCTTTCTATCCGTATCATTTAATCCTCTCTTTCTATCCCTATCATTCAATATTCTTTCTATCCCTATCACTCTATCCTCTCTTTCTATCCCTATCATTTAATCCTCTTTTTCTATCATTATCACTCAATACTACTATCCATATCAGCCAGTCCTCTCTTTCTATCCCTATcagtcaatcctctctctctctctatccctatCATTTAATCTTCTTTCTATCCTtatcattcaatatttttttctacccCTACCACTCAATCCTCTCTTACTATCCCACTCATTCAATCATCTCTTTCTATCCTTATCATTCAATATTCTTTCTATCCCTATGGTAACACAGGTGTTTAAAACCTCCAAGACCTTAGAAATTTCACCTGTGACTTATAATTAAGATTGTTAAATTTACTCAGTTGGAAGAACTTGCCATTAACATTTCGGACTTCTATTGTCTATAGATAGATGTTTAGTTTTTCTATTTAAGTCGTTGAATTTTTGCTCAAATGGTTAAAGCAATGGGCTGTAATAAAGATATTTTCCGAAAATGCTGTtgacggggagagcttagcgtgaacgatatatatatatatatatatatatatatatatatatatatatatatatatatatatatatatatatatatatatatacatagatagatatgtatatatacagtatatatacacacatatatatatatatatatatatatatatatatctatatatatacatatatataaatatatatacttatatatatctacacaatgtatatacatatatatatatatatatatatatatatatatatatgtgtgtgtgtgtgtgtgtgtgtgtgtaaatgcgtttctgtgtgtttatatgtaatatatatatatatatatatgtatatatatatatatatgtgtgtgtgtgtgtgtgtgtgtatgcatatgcgtttctgtgtgtgtttatatgtaatatatatatatatatatatatatatatatatatatatatatatatatatatacacatatatatatataatccatggaGACCGatcaccagacatgcatcagaggtcaagacttcctccgagcggctcaacaataagaagacgcacctggatgtaattaaatttggctaatccttccagcaataataacaactatagaacaattgaacacacccttttgctttcgtatataaaccgtcactctccactgtattcctcatttttactttacatcctgaagagggtcgatgtttattgagtgaaaaatagtgtgatttatttatatttcctgtgtttcttttatgggcctttttgaaaaaacatgttaaactgttcgattacagttataagtaagacatatatatatatatatatatatatatatatatatatatatatatatatatatatatgtatatatttatgtgtgtgtgtgtatactgtttcTCTTCAACGAAGTCTGTAGTATATGACCTCAATTCTAAAACAAAACTAGCGGGCGATTGACTAGATCTTAGGTAGCTTATCCCGAATTGTATTACCTAAATGAATGCtgagatattttgattttatttaatgaaatagtATTTTTCACTTATTGTCATTTATTGAGAAAAAAACACTGCTGTCAGCCTTTATagatgctcgtttttttcttgatTAGTTTtaattagttattatattttaaaGATAAATCAGGATACATATACGGTATTACATATATtacctaaaaaaaagaaatatttggacAATATTAAAAAATCACCTTGTTAACCGTAACCAATATACGATTTGTTAAATCTCAATAAAAGAGTTTTAATTACAGACGGATAAAACTGTTCAGTAATTACGGGAGCGTCCATTGTATTTAACCATTGAATAATTCGATGTCATTAACTGATTATACTGATGTCacctgttttattatagtttgatAGCAGCTATCAAATATGCTCAGTATATTTAGTGAACCCGACTGTTTACTTTTATTCTTTCCAAATTTGATATCACTTATTAAGAATAATCGCTGATTGGAGTTGATAGCCCTTATAAAAATGGGTGGAAGGATTTAATAATGCTTATGAAAAGGACCTGTAGTAGGATTTTATAGTTTTCACCTAAAATAATCTATGGTTGAATTTGATAGCCTTTATCAAGAATGATATGGTTGAGGATTTTATACCCCTTGTAAAATATAATCTGGTGGAGAATTTGATATCCCTTATTAAAATTTATCTGGTGGAGGATTTGATATCCCTTATCAAAAATAATCTGGTGGATGATTTGATATCCGATATCAAAAATAATCTGGGGGAGGATTTGATATCCCTTATCAAAAATAATCTGGTGGAGGATTTGATATCCCTTATCAAAAATAATCTGGTGGATGATTTGATATCCCTTATCAGAAATAATCTGGTGGAGGATTTGATATCCCTTATCAAAAATAATCTGGAGGAGAATTTGATATCCCTTATCAAAAATAATCTGGTGGAGGATTTGACATCCCTTATCAAAAAGTAATCTGGTGGAGGATTTGATATCCCTTATCAAAAATAATCTGGTGGAGGATTTGATGTCCCTTATCAAAAATAATCTGGTGGAGGATTTGATATCCCTTATCTAGAATAACCTGGTGGAGGATATGATATCCTTTATCAAAAATAATCTGGTGGAGTATTTGATATCCCTTATCAAAAATAATCTGGTGGAGGATTTGATATCCCTTATTAAAATTAATCTGGTGGAGGATTTGATAccttttattaaaaataatctGGTGGAGGATTTGATATCCCTTATCAAAAATAATCTGGTGGTGTATTTGATATCACTTATCAAAAATAATCTGGGGGAGCATTTGATATCCCTTATCAAAAATAATCTGGTGTAGGATTTGATATCCCTTATCAAAAATAATCTGGTGGAGTATTTGATATCCCTTATCAAAAATAATCTGGTGGAGGATTTGAGATCCCTTATCAAAAATAATCTGGTGGAGGATTTGATATCCCTTATCAAAAATAATCTTTTGGAGGATTTGATATCCCTTATCAAAAATAATCTGGTGGAGGATTTGATATCCCTTATCAAAAATAATCTGGTGGAGTATTTGATATCCCTTATCAAAAATAATCTGGTGGAGGATTTGATATCCCTTATCAAAAATAATCTGGTGGAGGATTTGATATCCCTTATCAAAAATAATCTGGTGGAGGATTTGATATCCCTTATCAAAAATAATCTGGTGGAGGATTTGATATCCCTTATCAAAAATAATCTGTTGGAGGATTTGATATCACTTATCAAAAATAATCTGGTGGAGGATTTGATATCCCTTTTCAAAAATAATCTGGTGGAGGATTTAAGATCCCTTATCAAAAATAATCTGGTGGAAGATTTGATATCCCTTATCAAAAATAATCTGGTGGAGGATTTGATATCCCTTATCAAAAATTAATCTGGTGGAGGATTTGATATCCCTTATCAAAAATAATCTGGTGGAGGATTTGAGATCCCTTATCAAAAATAATCTGGTGGAAGATTTGATATCCCTTATAAAAAATAATCGGGTGGAGGATTTGATATCCCTTATCAAAAATAATCTGGTGGAGGATTTGATATCCCATTTCAAAAATAATCTGGTGGAGGATTTGAGATCCCTTATCAAAAATAATCTGGTGGAGGATTTGATATCCCTTATCAAAAATAATCTGGTGGAGGATTTGAGATCCCTTATCAAAAATAATCTGGTGGAAGATTTGATATCCCTTATCAAAAATAATCTGGTGGAGGATTTGATATCCCATTTCAAAAATAATCTGGTGGAGGATTTGAGATCCCTTATCAAAAATAATCTGGTGGAAGATTTGATATCCCTTATCAAAAATAATCTGGTGGAGGATTTGATATCCCATTTCAAAAATAATCTGGTGGAGGATTTGAGATCCCTTATCAAAAATAATCTGGTGGAGGATTTGATATCCCTTATCAAAAATAATCTGGTGGAGGATTTGAGATCCCTTATCAAAAATAATCTGGTGGAGGATTTGATATCCCTTATCAAAAATAATCTGGTGGAGGATTTGAGATCCCTTATCAAAAATAATCTGGTGGAAGATTTGATATCCCTTATCAAAAATAATCTGGTGGAGGATTTGATATCCCAT is part of the Palaemon carinicauda isolate YSFRI2023 chromosome 15, ASM3689809v2, whole genome shotgun sequence genome and encodes:
- the LOC137654194 gene encoding uncharacterized protein, with the translated sequence MDAPVITEQFYPSRRRFQEFPASKDTPALKKSPVPRVPSSKRDPGSKSPQLQKRTRFQVPSFKRDPGFQENPASKETPGSKSPQLQKTPRVPRVPSFKKSPASKETPGSKSLQLQKRPRFQESPASKETPALKETPVPRVPIFKRDPGFKRDPGSKSPHLQKRPQFQQSPASKETPGSKSLQLQKRPRFQESPASKETPTLKETPVPRVPSFKRDPGSKIPQHQKRHRL